The following proteins come from a genomic window of Flavobacterium crocinum:
- a CDS encoding M15 family metallopeptidase — MNCFSKLIIVFLFCIPSLQAQNEAYVSEPNSQVSDTTFVNLRDYSNDFIYDMKYATEDNFLKAKVYDCAECMLRLKTVKALIAANNDFLKKGYRIKLYDCYRPLDIQKKMWEIVSNPEYVADPKKGSIHNRGGAVDISLVDITGKEVDMGTSFDFFGIQASHNFKQLSKEILSKRAYLKKVMIQNGFNSFDSEWWHYNLKAGLKDKVANQKWKCE; from the coding sequence ATGAATTGTTTTTCAAAATTAATAATCGTTTTTTTATTCTGTATTCCATCATTACAAGCTCAAAACGAAGCATATGTAAGTGAACCAAATTCGCAAGTTTCAGACACAACATTTGTAAATCTGAGAGATTACAGCAACGATTTTATTTACGACATGAAATATGCGACAGAAGATAATTTCTTGAAAGCAAAAGTGTACGATTGTGCGGAATGTATGTTGCGTTTAAAAACCGTTAAAGCCCTAATTGCGGCTAATAATGATTTTTTGAAAAAAGGATATAGAATCAAATTGTACGACTGTTACAGACCTTTGGATATTCAGAAAAAAATGTGGGAGATTGTATCGAATCCGGAATATGTGGCAGATCCAAAAAAAGGCTCCATCCACAATAGAGGAGGAGCCGTAGATATTTCTTTGGTTGATATAACTGGAAAAGAAGTAGATATGGGAACTTCTTTTGATTTTTTCGGAATTCAGGCCAGTCATAATTTCAAACAGCTTTCAAAAGAAATACTTTCAAAAAGAGCTTATTTGAAAAAAGTAATGATACAAAACGGCTTTAATTCATTTGATTCTGAATGGTGGCATTATAATTTAAAAGCCGGTTTAAAAGACAAAGTAGCCAATCAGAAATGGAAATGTGAATAA
- a CDS encoding ThuA domain-containing protein → MRKSIFIVSFLLVCFFFHGNCMAQKPKKGKFKVLVLYENGGHHLEFTKAAKPWLNKLALDNNFTIDYIENTKKINETFLKQYKVFLQLDYPPYTWSEESMKAFENYMKSGKGGWIGLHHATLLGEFDNYPIWQWFSDFMGGIRFENYIPDFASGKVKIEDTSHPLTKGVPTEFLVEKEEWYTYNKSPRQNVHVLAAVDESTYVPDSKIKMGDHPVIWTNPQFASRNVYIFMGHSPDLFQNEAYATLLKNAIFWTSGKK, encoded by the coding sequence ATGAGAAAATCAATATTTATAGTCAGTTTCCTGCTAGTTTGCTTTTTCTTTCATGGAAATTGTATGGCACAGAAACCTAAAAAAGGAAAGTTTAAAGTTTTGGTTTTATACGAAAACGGCGGACATCATTTGGAATTTACAAAAGCGGCAAAACCCTGGCTGAATAAACTGGCTCTTGACAATAATTTTACCATTGATTATATTGAGAATACTAAAAAGATTAATGAAACTTTTTTAAAACAATATAAAGTCTTTTTACAACTGGATTATCCTCCTTATACCTGGAGCGAAGAATCTATGAAAGCTTTTGAAAACTATATGAAAAGTGGGAAAGGTGGCTGGATTGGTTTACATCATGCTACCTTATTGGGTGAATTTGATAATTATCCAATTTGGCAATGGTTTTCGGATTTTATGGGTGGAATACGTTTTGAAAATTATATTCCTGATTTTGCTTCGGGAAAAGTTAAAATAGAAGACACATCACATCCTCTAACAAAAGGTGTTCCAACTGAATTTTTAGTAGAAAAAGAAGAATGGTATACTTACAATAAAAGTCCCAGACAAAATGTTCATGTACTGGCTGCCGTAGATGAATCGACTTATGTTCCAGATTCTAAAATCAAAATGGGAGATCATCCTGTAATTTGGACCAATCCTCAATTTGCTTCGCGAAATGTCTACATCTTCATGGGACATTCTCCTGATTTGTTTCAAAACGAAGCTTACGCTACATTGCTTAAAAATGCTATTTTCTGGACTTCGGGAAAGAAATAA
- a CDS encoding glycoside hydrolase family 9 protein, with amino-acid sequence MFKLRKQLISVVTVFFLSVIAYGNPVIYVNQIGFDPKSPKIAIIGTEIPLQNTTFTLIDSETGKTVFTSKVGKAESVDDWKTGKLFYQADFSSFQKTGKYKIAIKNEDHIITSPLFAIEENILAKQTISSIIHYYNKQRANTPEELEADKNILLFGSNKRVDVRGGWCDASGDVSKYFSHLAYANFVSPQQTPLVTWSLINTSEAIPKQLTEWKIKDALDNEAIWGADYLMRCLSDEDYFYMIVFSYFDKNPAARRIVGLKANSVTTDEYQSAFREGAGMAIASLARISQWNKNGDFTSKQYLDGAKRAYAHLLLNNTKYDDDGKENIIDDYCALMASTELWITTNDNFYKEEAQKWAHKLEARMTDQGWFRSNDKNRPFWHAADAGLPVVALTRYLKKERDAIEKTKAINVIKKALDYNLTVTQNVSNPFGYARQSFLFNNTIKDGFFIPHENETGWWWQGENARLASLAAAATLGGKISAYHNKKSLDLYASQQLSWILGCNPYSICFMYEFGEKNVPYMHSNYGHGSEKGGISNGITGKDGNGDGSGIDFKMEDNGNEWRWTEQWIPHSAWFLQAITALVQE; translated from the coding sequence ATGTTCAAGCTCAGAAAACAATTAATTTCTGTTGTAACGGTATTTTTTCTTTCTGTTATAGCATACGGCAATCCTGTCATTTATGTAAACCAAATTGGTTTTGATCCCAAAAGTCCTAAAATTGCTATAATAGGGACTGAAATTCCACTTCAGAATACCACCTTTACACTTATTGATTCCGAAACCGGAAAAACAGTTTTTACTTCGAAAGTTGGGAAAGCCGAAAGTGTCGACGACTGGAAAACAGGTAAACTCTTTTATCAAGCTGATTTTTCATCTTTTCAAAAAACAGGAAAATATAAAATCGCAATAAAAAATGAAGATCACATTATTACTTCTCCCCTTTTTGCTATTGAAGAAAACATTCTGGCAAAACAAACCATTTCTTCTATTATACATTATTACAATAAACAAAGAGCCAATACACCTGAAGAATTAGAAGCAGATAAAAACATCTTACTTTTTGGAAGCAACAAAAGAGTTGACGTTCGCGGCGGATGGTGCGATGCATCCGGTGATGTGAGTAAATATTTTTCGCATCTGGCTTATGCCAATTTTGTATCACCACAGCAAACTCCTTTAGTAACCTGGTCTCTCATTAATACATCTGAAGCTATTCCGAAGCAACTTACAGAATGGAAAATAAAAGATGCCTTGGATAATGAGGCTATTTGGGGGGCAGATTATTTAATGCGTTGTCTTTCTGATGAAGATTATTTCTATATGATCGTTTTTAGCTATTTTGACAAAAATCCAGCAGCCAGAAGAATTGTGGGTTTAAAGGCCAATAGTGTAACTACAGACGAATATCAGTCTGCTTTTCGCGAAGGCGCGGGAATGGCAATTGCTTCACTTGCCAGAATCTCGCAATGGAACAAAAATGGAGATTTTACATCCAAACAATATTTAGACGGAGCCAAACGTGCTTATGCTCATCTGTTATTAAACAATACCAAATATGACGACGATGGTAAAGAAAATATTATAGATGATTACTGTGCTTTAATGGCATCTACTGAATTATGGATTACTACAAATGACAATTTCTATAAAGAGGAAGCCCAAAAATGGGCTCATAAACTGGAAGCCCGAATGACAGATCAAGGCTGGTTTAGAAGTAATGATAAGAATCGTCCTTTCTGGCATGCGGCAGATGCAGGTTTACCTGTGGTTGCTTTAACCCGCTATTTAAAAAAAGAAAGGGATGCTATTGAAAAAACGAAAGCGATCAATGTAATAAAAAAAGCACTGGATTATAACCTGACTGTAACTCAAAACGTGAGCAACCCATTTGGTTATGCCAGACAGTCTTTTTTATTTAATAACACTATAAAAGACGGCTTTTTTATTCCGCACGAAAATGAAACCGGCTGGTGGTGGCAGGGAGAAAATGCCCGACTGGCTTCTCTTGCAGCTGCTGCTACTCTGGGCGGAAAAATTTCAGCCTATCACAATAAAAAATCACTTGATTTATATGCATCTCAACAATTATCCTGGATATTAGGTTGTAATCCTTACTCGATATGTTTTATGTATGAATTTGGAGAAAAGAATGTTCCGTATATGCATTCGAATTACGGACATGGCTCTGAAAAAGGTGGAATTTCTAACGGAATTACCGGTAAAGACGGCAACGGAGACGGATCGGGAATCGATTTTAAAATGGAAGACAATGGCAATGAATGGCGTTGGACCGAACAATGGATTCCACATTCTGCCTGGTTTTTACAGGCTATTACTGCATTAGTTCAAGAATAA
- a CDS encoding AEC family transporter, which yields MDNFIMIAVCITTGFLLRKYNVVPAGSHKGINVWLLYLALPAVSLRYIPKIEWSVQMLFPMASTIIVWIGSWFFIRYYANYRHYGQRTRSSLELASGYSNTSFLGFPLIIAYFGEQYLSIAVICDQVLFILLSTAGIVAAIKGDRSSGGNVEIKMILKKLITFPPFIGCMSALILPNFIDLAPAESFLSKLTATIAPLALFTVGLQLNFNGWKKQLPQISMSSFYKLIIAPILVLVIALIIGIKGKVAAISVFEASMPTFITASVVAEQFNLNSKLINLIVGIGILISFVSTGIWVLVINQILF from the coding sequence ATGGATAATTTTATAATGATTGCGGTTTGCATCACTACCGGGTTTCTTTTGAGAAAATATAATGTAGTACCAGCCGGTTCACACAAAGGAATTAATGTATGGCTTTTATATCTGGCATTACCGGCAGTTTCTCTTCGTTATATCCCTAAAATCGAATGGTCAGTGCAAATGCTTTTTCCTATGGCTTCGACTATCATAGTCTGGATAGGAAGCTGGTTCTTTATTAGATATTATGCTAATTACAGGCATTATGGCCAACGCACCAGAAGTTCTCTTGAACTTGCTAGTGGCTACAGCAATACTTCATTTTTAGGATTTCCACTCATAATAGCTTATTTTGGAGAACAATATCTGAGTATTGCTGTAATTTGTGATCAGGTATTATTTATACTTCTTTCAACAGCAGGTATCGTTGCCGCAATTAAGGGAGACCGATCTTCCGGAGGTAATGTAGAAATCAAAATGATTCTTAAAAAACTAATTACATTTCCACCTTTTATAGGCTGTATGTCGGCTTTGATACTTCCCAATTTTATTGATTTGGCTCCAGCCGAATCGTTTCTGTCTAAACTTACCGCAACAATAGCACCTTTAGCTCTTTTTACCGTTGGTTTACAACTTAATTTTAACGGATGGAAAAAACAGCTGCCACAAATTTCTATGTCTTCTTTTTATAAATTAATTATTGCTCCCATATTGGTTCTGGTAATTGCGCTCATAATTGGTATTAAAGGAAAAGTAGCTGCAATAAGTGTTTTTGAAGCTTCAATGCCAACCTTTATAACGGCGAGTGTGGTTGCTGAGCAATTCAATCTTAATTCAAAACTTATTAATTTAATTGTGGGAATTGGTATTTTAATTAGTTTCGTATCGACGGGAATATGGGTTTTAGTTATAAATCAAATTCTTTTTTAA
- a CDS encoding MFS transporter, translating into MLQQKKSIYTLQFILLCLSSLLFSSSFNMIIPELPSYLTSLGGAEYKGLIISLFTLTAGISRPFSGKLTDKWGRVPVMAVGSVVCLICGFLYPVLSSVSGFLFLRLVHGFSTGFKPTATSAYVADIIPQERWGEALGMHGLCFSIGGALGPALGGWVVNAYGIDIMFYSSSLLAFLSIIIVANMKETLEVKEKLHRSMFYIGKNDIIDRGALPAGIITFFSYTAFGLILTLIPDWSEHLGAENKGIFFTAFTVASVMMRFGAGKVSDRHGRTNVILAGLIITSIALFVISEGTTVNVLLIGAAVYGMGTGILSPAINAWTIDLSDPQHRGKAIATMYISMEIGIGCGALLGGSYYSDIIERIPQIFKIDILLLVMGILYLLYWKRKTEKKI; encoded by the coding sequence ATGTTACAGCAAAAAAAATCTATTTACACGCTTCAGTTTATTCTTCTTTGTCTTAGTTCTCTTTTATTTTCATCTAGTTTTAATATGATTATACCAGAGCTTCCAAGTTATTTGACAAGTTTGGGAGGAGCAGAATATAAAGGACTTATTATTTCACTATTTACCCTTACGGCGGGAATATCTCGTCCGTTTAGCGGAAAACTGACAGACAAATGGGGACGTGTTCCGGTAATGGCAGTAGGTTCTGTAGTATGTTTAATCTGCGGATTTTTATATCCTGTTTTAAGTTCGGTTTCGGGCTTTTTGTTTTTACGTTTAGTACATGGTTTTTCAACCGGTTTTAAGCCTACAGCAACTTCAGCTTATGTCGCAGATATTATTCCGCAGGAACGCTGGGGAGAAGCTTTAGGAATGCATGGTTTATGTTTTAGTATTGGCGGAGCTTTAGGGCCTGCTTTAGGCGGTTGGGTCGTAAATGCATACGGAATTGATATTATGTTTTATAGTTCCTCACTTTTGGCTTTCCTGTCTATCATTATTGTAGCAAATATGAAAGAGACTCTGGAAGTAAAAGAAAAACTGCACAGATCAATGTTTTATATTGGAAAAAATGATATTATAGATCGTGGTGCACTTCCGGCAGGAATTATAACTTTCTTTTCATACACCGCTTTCGGATTAATATTAACCTTGATTCCGGACTGGAGTGAACATTTGGGAGCAGAAAATAAAGGAATATTTTTTACAGCTTTTACCGTTGCATCGGTTATGATGAGGTTTGGAGCCGGAAAAGTTTCGGACAGGCACGGTAGAACCAATGTTATTCTCGCAGGATTGATTATCACTTCTATTGCATTATTTGTAATTAGCGAGGGGACAACCGTGAATGTACTTTTAATTGGCGCAGCTGTTTACGGAATGGGAACCGGAATTTTGTCACCGGCAATAAATGCCTGGACAATAGATTTGAGTGATCCACAACATCGTGGAAAAGCCATTGCAACCATGTATATTTCTATGGAAATAGGAATAGGTTGTGGCGCTCTGTTGGGCGGAAGTTATTACAGCGATATTATTGAGAGAATACCTCAAATCTTTAAAATTGATATTCTTTTGCTTGTTATGGGAATTCTTTATCTTTTATATTGGAAAAGGAAAACTGAAAAGAAAATATAG
- a CDS encoding fatty acid desaturase family protein, whose protein sequence is MEKLKRPVYVKPGTDDFFKKMRLEVNETVLNNSSLYRLNVFKSLGLLAVFFVFYSCILIFGNQTSLLFLFYILSGITMIVLFINAFHDAAHGALFKKPKHNEWFLYVLELFGSNHWLWMRRHISLHHAYPNVPDWDIDIKQSDIIRIFPNSPLFNYHKYQHIYMWFIYPLYSLNWIYIRDFKDFFGTKNNYVKKVVEKIPKQEVYRLFAAKIINLIYILFIPMMLLNQPWYIVFFAWLLMHMCGSALGVVALVSTHVDEDAHFPGTDEEGNLSDTWAVHQMVVTKDFSTESKLANFLYGGFTHHVAHHLFPGVGHTYYPYITPIIRRYAEEYNLPYTSYPFYHAVRSHFRMLKNKGTKENILMTGEI, encoded by the coding sequence ATGGAAAAATTAAAACGACCGGTTTATGTTAAACCCGGAACTGATGATTTTTTTAAAAAGATGCGTTTAGAAGTGAATGAAACGGTCTTAAATAATTCATCTTTGTACCGATTAAATGTTTTTAAGTCTTTGGGACTTTTAGCTGTTTTCTTTGTTTTCTACAGTTGTATTTTAATTTTTGGAAACCAGACTTCTTTACTTTTTCTTTTTTATATTCTGTCTGGAATTACAATGATTGTTTTGTTTATTAATGCTTTTCATGATGCCGCACATGGAGCTCTTTTCAAAAAGCCCAAGCATAATGAATGGTTTTTGTATGTCTTAGAATTATTTGGAAGTAATCATTGGCTCTGGATGCGCCGTCATATTAGTCTGCATCATGCTTATCCAAATGTTCCTGATTGGGATATTGATATCAAACAGAGTGATATAATTCGAATTTTCCCTAACAGTCCGTTATTTAATTACCACAAATACCAACATATTTACATGTGGTTTATTTATCCGCTTTATAGTTTAAACTGGATTTATATCAGGGATTTTAAAGATTTTTTTGGTACCAAAAACAACTATGTCAAAAAAGTAGTTGAGAAAATACCAAAGCAGGAAGTCTATCGCTTATTTGCCGCCAAGATTATCAATCTGATTTATATCCTTTTCATCCCAATGATGCTTTTAAATCAGCCGTGGTATATCGTATTTTTTGCCTGGCTATTGATGCATATGTGTGGTAGTGCCCTTGGAGTTGTTGCTTTAGTTTCTACTCACGTAGACGAAGATGCTCATTTTCCAGGTACTGATGAAGAAGGAAATCTTTCAGATACTTGGGCTGTGCATCAAATGGTGGTTACAAAAGATTTCAGTACCGAAAGTAAATTAGCTAATTTTCTTTACGGAGGTTTTACACATCACGTAGCGCATCATCTTTTTCCTGGCGTTGGGCATACTTATTATCCTTACATCACACCTATTATAAGACGTTATGCAGAAGAATACAATCTTCCGTATACCTCTTATCCTTTTTATCATGCAGTACGTTCGCATTTTAGAATGCTGAAGAATAAAGGAACAAAAGAAAACATTTTAATGACAGGAGAAATATAA
- a CDS encoding class I SAM-dependent methyltransferase, with protein sequence MNTSILHPDIQEFIIQNTGADLTKLALQKNPFPEMDWISILNQIEARTKAKDKLPTWFSASDIIYPSKISVEQTSSEKTAFYKASLVSGKTLIDLTGGFGVDDYYFSKKFDSITHCEINEELSEIVKHNFKQLQIQNCTFHSGDSIHLLEKSNQKYDWIYIDPSRRNDAKGKVFMLKDCLPNVPELLDFYFEKADSILIKTAPLLDISAGLSELKNVKNIHVIALENEVKELLFEIHKNYSGEIFIKTANILKEKTETFDFVLGEISFPLYDLPKQYLYEPNSAIMKSGGFDEISTNFQINKLHKHSHLYTSENLIDFPGRRFQIQKVISYNKNEMKNELVNQQANITTRNFPETVENIRKKWKIKNGGNLYCFFTTDVKDNKIVLICSKII encoded by the coding sequence TTGAACACTTCCATTTTGCATCCAGATATTCAGGAATTTATCATTCAAAATACTGGTGCAGATCTCACAAAATTAGCGCTGCAGAAAAATCCTTTTCCCGAAATGGACTGGATTTCAATTTTGAATCAGATCGAAGCGCGAACCAAAGCAAAAGACAAACTTCCGACATGGTTTTCAGCTTCTGATATTATTTATCCGAGTAAAATTTCTGTCGAACAAACTTCTTCAGAAAAAACAGCTTTCTATAAAGCCAGTTTAGTTTCCGGCAAAACATTAATTGATCTTACGGGAGGTTTTGGTGTAGATGATTATTATTTTTCAAAGAAATTTGATTCCATAACGCATTGTGAAATTAATGAGGAATTGTCTGAAATCGTAAAACACAACTTCAAACAATTACAAATTCAAAATTGTACTTTCCATTCTGGAGATTCTATTCATTTATTAGAAAAGTCTAATCAGAAATACGATTGGATTTACATCGATCCGTCACGAAGAAATGATGCAAAAGGCAAAGTTTTTATGCTAAAAGACTGTTTGCCAAATGTTCCGGAATTACTAGATTTTTATTTCGAAAAAGCCGATTCTATTTTAATCAAAACGGCTCCTTTATTAGATATTTCTGCAGGATTATCAGAACTTAAAAATGTCAAAAACATTCATGTTATTGCTCTTGAAAATGAAGTTAAAGAATTGCTTTTTGAGATTCATAAAAATTATTCAGGTGAAATATTCATAAAAACTGCCAATATTTTAAAAGAGAAAACAGAAACCTTTGATTTTGTTTTAGGCGAAATCTCTTTTCCTCTTTATGACTTACCAAAGCAATACTTATATGAGCCTAATTCGGCAATTATGAAATCAGGAGGTTTTGATGAAATTAGTACTAATTTTCAAATCAATAAACTACACAAACATTCGCACTTATATACTTCAGAAAATTTAATTGATTTTCCGGGGCGACGATTTCAGATTCAGAAAGTCATTTCATATAACAAAAATGAAATGAAAAATGAGCTTGTAAATCAACAGGCTAATATTACAACCCGCAATTTTCCGGAGACAGTAGAAAACATTAGAAAAAAGTGGAAAATAAAAAATGGAGGGAATTTGTATTGTTTTTTTACAACTGATGTAAAAGATAACAAAATAGTTTTAATTTGCAGCAAAATAATCTAA
- a CDS encoding AraC family transcriptional regulator: MKNLRQFENLVIEEHNATSFHQPAHQQNYYEFLYIFEGSGYHYANGRKEDYQKGDAFFVTPKDSHYLEIKDQTNYAVIKFTDRYLLENNFANYGSEVIRRSDLFGFALSLAGDKIRLPEKESKIFFRTIEHILSYKNEKDIAASAFVLFQLLSIFSLIRQFWIKNNLGNNYKASNDNLLIYIHRNIFFPEKLQINHLAGMFSISTKYFSTFFKNSFGISYRQYLINLKVKIIEDRVKSGFTAKQITRELGFTDESHLAHFFKRNTTRTLSEIKSREF; encoded by the coding sequence ATGAAGAATCTTAGGCAATTTGAAAATCTGGTTATCGAAGAACATAACGCTACAAGTTTTCACCAGCCAGCACATCAACAAAATTATTATGAATTTCTCTATATATTTGAGGGGAGTGGTTACCATTATGCTAATGGACGAAAAGAAGATTATCAAAAAGGGGATGCATTTTTTGTTACGCCGAAAGACTCCCATTATTTAGAGATTAAAGATCAAACCAATTATGCTGTTATTAAGTTTACAGACCGTTATCTTTTAGAAAATAATTTTGCAAATTACGGCAGCGAAGTAATACGACGAAGCGATCTTTTTGGATTTGCACTTTCACTTGCAGGCGATAAAATAAGACTTCCGGAAAAAGAAAGTAAAATCTTTTTTAGAACGATAGAACATATTTTGAGTTACAAAAACGAAAAAGACATTGCTGCTTCTGCCTTCGTTCTGTTTCAGCTTTTATCAATTTTTAGTTTAATACGCCAATTTTGGATTAAAAATAATCTTGGTAATAATTATAAAGCATCAAATGATAATTTATTGATTTATATTCATAGAAATATCTTTTTTCCGGAAAAACTGCAGATTAATCATTTGGCTGGAATGTTTTCTATTTCGACTAAATATTTTAGTACCTTTTTTAAGAATAGTTTCGGAATTTCATACAGACAGTATTTAATCAACTTAAAAGTAAAGATTATAGAAGATCGTGTAAAATCGGGTTTTACGGCTAAACAAATTACCCGCGAATTAGGATTTACAGACGAAAGTCATCTTGCTCATTTTTTTAAGCGAAATACAACCCGGACGCTATCGGAAATTAAGAGTAGAGAATTTTAA
- a CDS encoding phospholipase A, whose translation MYFKYLLPFIILFSITANSQIVEEKKNFRAADSLLKEHSFSVHRDNYFLTGVPLNEPITRNSADVKYQISFKQRLTGKPWVGGFFPYLMYTQKAFWDIYASSKPFSEINFNPGVAIVRPFYLKGGRLTYATISFEHESNGRDSIYSRTWNMLAFSLKSQISPRWTVGIRGWIPFVDNEDNPGLTKYVGYGEASATYQIKPGRWSADVLFRKGSGLINYGSLQTQVNWKPYKNENYYITLQWFVGYTESLIDYQEHKSMLRLGFTIKPENMGIF comes from the coding sequence ATGTACTTTAAATATTTATTACCTTTTATCATTTTATTTTCAATTACAGCAAATTCACAAATTGTAGAAGAAAAAAAGAACTTCCGAGCAGCAGATTCACTTTTAAAAGAGCATAGTTTTTCTGTTCACAGAGATAATTATTTTTTAACGGGAGTTCCATTAAATGAGCCTATTACAAGAAATTCTGCCGATGTAAAATATCAGATTAGTTTCAAACAAAGACTTACAGGAAAGCCTTGGGTAGGAGGTTTTTTTCCTTATTTAATGTACACTCAAAAAGCTTTTTGGGATATTTATGCCAGTTCCAAACCATTTTCTGAGATTAATTTTAATCCTGGTGTAGCCATAGTTCGTCCATTTTATCTAAAAGGAGGAAGATTAACTTATGCAACAATTTCGTTCGAACATGAATCAAACGGAAGAGATTCGATTTATTCCAGAACCTGGAACATGCTGGCCTTTTCGTTAAAATCACAAATTTCTCCAAGATGGACAGTTGGAATACGAGGCTGGATTCCTTTTGTAGATAACGAAGACAATCCCGGATTGACTAAATATGTTGGATATGGAGAAGCAAGTGCAACTTATCAAATAAAACCCGGACGCTGGAGTGCCGATGTTCTTTTTAGAAAAGGAAGCGGACTAATTAATTATGGATCATTGCAAACGCAAGTGAATTGGAAACCTTATAAAAATGAAAATTATTATATCACACTCCAATGGTTTGTAGGTTATACAGAAAGCTTGATAGATTATCAGGAACATAAAAGTATGCTCCGTTTAGGATTTACCATAAAACCTGAAAATATGGGTATTTTCTAA
- a CDS encoding helix-turn-helix domain-containing protein, with amino-acid sequence MMYNEKLSKFFKAKGLKQKEVGEILGFSPAMIGRYLHGTANIGSEFILSLSKNFPDVDLNDLFAPDEGQNMVNETGAVYEKQNMLNDLEEIEDRIHNIRLRLAEKKFEE; translated from the coding sequence ATGATGTATAACGAGAAATTAAGCAAATTCTTTAAGGCTAAAGGATTAAAGCAAAAAGAGGTGGGGGAAATTTTAGGATTTAGCCCGGCAATGATTGGGAGATATTTACATGGCACGGCTAATATTGGCTCTGAATTTATTCTTAGTTTAAGTAAAAACTTTCCCGACGTAGATTTAAATGATCTTTTTGCTCCGGATGAGGGGCAAAATATGGTTAATGAAACAGGAGCAGTTTATGAAAAGCAGAATATGCTGAATGACTTAGAAGAAATTGAAGATCGTATTCATAATATTAGACTGCGGCTGGCAGAGAAAAAATTTGAGGAGTAA